The proteins below are encoded in one region of Campylobacter rectus:
- a CDS encoding ABC transporter ATP-binding protein produces MQSNFTSIRELFKIIVKIAGKYKKEYLKSLFCSILAAVFEGAFLVCFYPLLASITAGNSDGAYLSLALMGIFCVCFCAFKFKGSYYDHGDTFIKVGYELRKKLGNKLMSVPLQSVHKYKTGELSAVFTASVDESVMFMNMAPTMFLQPVIIGFIVIIASFFASPVLAAIMLFTLPLAAPIYRLRRKLAVEERSEFAAANAELESQIIEYVQGIGVLKSLDKVGQNAKNLNEQIERVRQIQLKSLALSAAPTLAFNSVVTVLMCVCLSIGAYLNLHGQISLAALCAALIALSSLLEPFSLLLAASSVFDLMDVAFKHVNKLLHAKDLKSSEPRGVPNEFNVEFSGVNFAYDGQNDLALKNVSFEIKPGTLNAIVGSSGSGKSTAARLLMRYADPQEGCIKIGGVNLKNIPQEELLKCLSIVFQDVYLFDDTVKNNIKTADAKASHERILEAAEAANCGEFIARLPQGLDTRVGEIGANLSGGEKQRISIARAILKNAPIAILDEPTAALDTTSELAVQKAVSELTKNKTVVVIAHRLSTVASADQILVFDAGEIVERGTHEELLEARGKYYEMWRAQQNAKIWKIKDK; encoded by the coding sequence ATGCAAAGTAATTTTACTTCCATTCGCGAACTTTTTAAAATCATCGTAAAAATCGCGGGCAAATATAAAAAAGAGTATCTAAAAAGCCTGTTTTGCTCGATTTTAGCGGCCGTTTTCGAGGGGGCGTTTTTGGTTTGTTTTTATCCTCTGCTAGCTTCCATAACAGCGGGAAATAGCGACGGAGCGTATCTTAGCCTAGCTTTAATGGGGATATTTTGCGTTTGTTTTTGCGCGTTTAAATTTAAAGGCTCGTATTACGATCACGGCGATACTTTTATAAAAGTCGGCTACGAGCTTAGAAAAAAACTGGGAAACAAGCTGATGTCCGTGCCTCTTCAAAGCGTGCATAAGTATAAAACAGGCGAACTAAGCGCGGTATTTACCGCTAGCGTAGACGAGTCGGTGATGTTTATGAATATGGCGCCGACGATGTTTTTACAGCCCGTTATTATCGGCTTTATCGTTATTATCGCGAGCTTTTTCGCCAGTCCCGTTTTGGCCGCTATTATGCTTTTTACGTTACCTCTGGCGGCGCCTATTTATAGGCTCAGGCGCAAGCTCGCCGTCGAAGAAAGGAGCGAATTTGCCGCAGCTAACGCCGAGCTTGAATCGCAAATCATCGAATACGTCCAAGGAATAGGCGTTTTAAAATCGCTCGATAAAGTCGGGCAAAACGCTAAAAATTTAAACGAACAAATAGAGCGCGTGCGCCAAATCCAGCTAAAATCCCTCGCACTATCTGCGGCCCCTACTTTGGCTTTTAACTCGGTAGTGACGGTTCTTATGTGCGTTTGCTTAAGCATCGGAGCGTATTTAAATTTACACGGACAAATCTCCCTAGCCGCCCTTTGCGCCGCCTTAATAGCGCTTTCAAGCCTGCTCGAGCCGTTTTCTTTGCTGTTGGCGGCATCGTCGGTGTTTGATCTTATGGACGTCGCTTTTAAACACGTAAATAAGCTTTTACATGCGAAGGATCTAAAATCCAGCGAGCCTCGTGGCGTCCCGAACGAATTTAACGTTGAATTTAGCGGCGTAAATTTCGCCTATGACGGACAAAACGATCTCGCGCTAAAAAATGTGAGCTTTGAGATAAAGCCCGGCACCCTAAACGCTATCGTGGGGTCTAGCGGCAGCGGCAAAAGCACGGCGGCGAGGCTTTTGATGCGCTACGCCGATCCGCAGGAAGGCTGCATAAAAATAGGCGGAGTAAATTTGAAAAATATCCCACAAGAAGAACTTTTAAAATGCCTAAGCATCGTATTTCAAGACGTTTATCTTTTTGACGATACGGTAAAAAACAATATCAAAACAGCAGACGCGAAGGCTTCGCACGAGCGGATACTGGAGGCGGCCGAGGCGGCAAACTGCGGCGAATTTATCGCTAGATTGCCACAGGGACTAGATACTCGCGTCGGCGAGATCGGCGCAAATCTAAGCGGCGGCGAGAAACAAAGAATCTCCATCGCCAGAGCGATCCTAAAAAATGCTCCGATAGCGATCCTGGACGAGCCTACCGCGGCGCTGGATACGACCAGCGAGTTAGCCGTGCAAAAAGCCGTGAGCGAGCTAACCAAAAATAAAACCGTCGTCGTGATCGCTCACCGCCTCTCTACCGTCGCTAGCGCAGATCAAATTTTAGTCTTCGACGCGGGAGAGATCGTAGAGCGCGGCACTCACGAAGAGCTGCTAGAGGCTCGCGGGAAATATTACGAGATGTGGCGAGCGCAGCAAAATGCTAAAATTTGGAAAATAAAAGATAAATAG